Below is a genomic region from Gemmatimonadota bacterium.
GGACGGTGTTCTTGTTGACGGTGATCCCGGCGGCCTCGAGTGCGTACTCGCCTTTTTTCCCCGTGAGCTCTCCCCGGTTCGTCAGATCCACGAGGATGAGGTGGTTGTCGGTTCCGCCGGAGACGAGATCGAAATCCCGCTCCACCAAGCGCTCGCCGAGTGCGCGAGTATTCGCGAGGACCTGCGCGATGTAGTCGCGGAAGGAGGGCTGGAGCGCCTCGCCGAATGCCACCGCCTTCGCCGCGATGATGTGCATGAGCGGTCCACCCTGGGTTCCGGGAAACACAGCCTTATCCACCTTCTGGGCGTGCTCGGCCTTGCAGAGAATCACGCCAGCGCGTGGCCCGCGTAGCGTCTTGTGTGTGGTCGTCGTCACGACGTCCGCGTGTGGAACGGGGCTCGGATGGAGACCGACGGCCACGAGCCCGGCGATGTGCGCCATGTCCACCATGAGGACGGCGCCGACCTCACGCGCGATTTCCCCGAAGCGGGCGAAGTCGATCTGCCGCGGGTAAGCGCTCGCCCCGGCCACGATCATCTTCGGCCGTTCGCGGAGGGCCTGCTCTCGGAGCGCGTCATAGTCTATTCGCCCGTCTTCTTCGCGCACCCCGTACGAGCTCACCTTGTAGAGAATCCCCGAGGCGTTCACCGGCGAACCGTGGGTAAGGTGTCCGCCGTGGCTCAGGCTCATCCCGAGGATCCGGTCCCCCGCATCGAGGAAGGCCAGGTAGGTCGCCATGTTCGCCTGCGCCCCCGAGTGCGGCTGGACATTCGCGTGGTCCGCGGCGAAGAGCCGCTTCGCGCGGTCGCGCGCCAGATCCTCGATGATGTCCACGAACTCGCACCCCCCGTAATACCGCTTCCCGGGTAGCCCCTCCGCGTACTTGTTGGTGAGGACCGTCCCGGCCGCGTCGAGCACGGCTCTCGACACGAAGTTTTCGGAGGCGATGAGCTCGAGTTGCCCAGCCTGCCGGGCAAGCTCGCTCTGGACGGCGTGGAAGACGTCGGGGTCCTGGGTGCGAAGATGGGCGTAAGGGACGGTCATGAAGGCTCGATTCCTTGGTCTCGTGTCGGTGAACGAGCGCCGGGTGAATTCCGGCGCTCCCGGCGGGCCGCCGCCAGCCTCTCCTCCACGATCCGGTCCGCGGCGGCAACCGCTGAAACCCCGTCGGCGCGCGCTCGTTCGAACACGCCGAGCAGAGTCGCATGGACTTCGTGCGTCTTGGCCTGGCTCTCGTCGTGGCTCCACCCGTGAAGCTCCCCGTATACGCTGATGATCCCGCCGGGGTTCACGACGTAATCCGGGGCGTAGAGGATCCCCCGCCGGACGAGCGCCTCCTCATGCCGGGGCTCGGCGAGCTGGTTGTTCGCCGCGCCCGCGACAATCCCGGCCCGGAGTCTCGGAATCGTCCGGTCGTCGAGCACCGCTCCGAGAGCGCAGGGCGAGAAGAACTCGGCCTCCACGTCGTAGATCTCCTCCGGCTCGACCCCCCGCGCTCCGAAGCTCGCCTCCGCGCGAGCCACCTTCGCAGAATCCACGTCGGTGACGGTGAGGCGGCTTCCTTCCTTGGCGAGTAAGGCACAGAGGTGGAAGCCGACGTGCCCCACTCCCTGGAGAGCGACATGTTTGCCGCGGAGGGACGGCGCCCCGAATCGCTCGATCGCGCACGCGCGTAGGGCATGAAAGACGCCATACGCCGTGAGAGGAGACGGGTCGCCGGAGCGGCCGGGAAGTCCCGAAACGTAGCGCGTCTCCTTTCGGATGACCGCCATGTCGTCCGCCGAGGTCCCCACGTCCTCGGCCGCGTAATAGCGCCCGCCGAGCGACTGAATGGCCCGGCCGTGCGCCCGGAAGATCGGTTCCCGCTCCGTCGTGCGCGGATCCCCGATGATGACCGACTTTCCGCCCCCGAGGTCGAGGCCCGCGATGGCGGACTTGTACGTCATCGCGCGGGAGAGCCGTAGGGCGTCTTCGAGCGCTTCCGCGTCGGAGGCGTAGCTCCACAACCGTGTCCCCCCCATGGAGGGGCCGAGGGTCGTATCATGGACCGCGATGATGCCCCGGTACCCTTCCCCGGGCTCCGACCAGAAGCTGACCTGCTCGTGGCCGTCTCGGGCCATCCGGTCGAAAAGAGACTCCGGCGCCGTCATTCGCCCCGGACTCCGCGCCGATCCGCGTCGAGGAACCCCCAGGGGACGCGCTCGTCGTGCTGGAAGATGAGGAGCCACTCCTCCTCGCTCGCGCGCCGCCAGAGTTCGCGCTTCGCTTCGATGGCGACGAGGGGCTCGAGGTCGTACGCCATCGTCCAGGTCAGGGGGACGTGCGCGCTCGTGGGGCAAATATCGGCGAGAAAACAAGCCGTTGCGCCGTCCGATTCCACGAGGACGGACTGGTGGTGGGGAGTGTGTCCCGGCGTGCGGAGGAGGCGGACCCCCCGGGTCAGCACGCCGTCGCCCCCGGCGAGGTCCCAGAGTCCCGCCCGCGTGATCGGTTCGATGTCGTCCTGGAGGTAGCTGGAACGAATCCGCTCGTTCCGGCTCCCCGAGTCCACGAGCTCGCCTCGCTGGACGACGTAGCGTGCGCCCGGAAAGGCCGGGACGACCGCGCCATCGTCGCGCCGCACGGTGCCTCCTCCCGCGTGATCGAAGTGCAAGTGCGTGAGGAGGACGATCTCGACATCCTCCGGGGAAAAGCCCGCCGCGCGGATTCCGTCCTCGAGGCGAGTCGGGTTCCCCTCGTTCTCCACGCCGTAGATGTTCTGAAACTTTGCGTCCCCCTTGTTGCCGACCCCCGAGTCCACGAGGACGAGCGCATCCGGCGCCTCGATCAGGAGACAGCGGAGGGAGAGGGCGATCCGGTTCCGTTCGTCGGCCGGAATCCGCCGCTCCCAGAGGGCTTTTGGGACGACGCCGAACATCGCGCCCCCGTCGAGGCGAAGGACTCCGGCTTCGATCGCGTGGATCCTGATGCGTCCGATCGTCCGGCTCCGGGCCAAAGGTCCCGCCCCACCGCCGTCCGGAGCCGTCACTCTTCCTCCGCGCCGGAGCGGCTCTCGCGTGGAGCGAGTCCGCGCCCTCCCAGTGCGAAGCGGAGCGCCCCCAGGTCGGAGAGTCCGCGCGTGTCCGCTTCGCGGAAGAGGTGGATCAGGAGCCGGGCGGTCGCGATCGCGTCGCCGAGAGCCCGATGACGGTCCTCGACCCGGATGCGGTAATGCGCGGTCATCGCGTCCAGCCCGTGGCCGCGGAGGCGGGGAACCAGGAGGCGTCCGAGCTGGACGGTGCAGAGCCGTTCCACGGACGGGATGTCCCCCGTGGCCGCGAGGAGCTCGGACTGTACGAATCCCCAGTCGAAGGACGCGTTGTGCGCGACGAAGATCCGGTCCCCGAGGCTTTCCGCGACGCGCCCGGCGATTCCCTCGAAGTAGGGAGCTTCGGCCACCATCGCGTCCGTTATTCCGGTGAGCCCCTGAACCCAGGGGGGAATGGGGCGTCCCGGATTCACCAGGGTGTGGTAGGCCGAGCCTACGGCTCCCCGGTCCACATGCACGACGGCGATCTCGGTGATCCGATCTCCCGTCCCGGACCGGCCACCCGTGGTCTCCACGTCCACCACCGCGAAGCGATGCGAAGCGAAGGGGGGTCCCGGCGGCTCCACCCCTTCGCGCAGCGTCCACACGCCCACCCCGTCCACGCCGAAGCGGGGATCGGCCCCAAGGAGCGTGAAAACCGCCCTGGAGGCCGCACCGGCGTGTCCGGAAAGCCCCATCACTTCGCGGGCCAACTCGAGCGTGTGTGCCGGGCCTCCGGCCAGCCGAAGCGCGGCGGCTTCGAGGAGGGAGAGTCCTTGAGACCTCACTCCGGCTCAGCCTCCGCTCCCGGCGCGTCCACCCCCGGGAGGGGCATCCAGCGCGAAGGTCAACGCCTCCAGTTCCACCGACATGTCCACGTCGTTCACGACCACCCCCTCGGGCACCTGGATCTGCACCGGAGCGAAGTTGAGGATCCCACGAATCCCCGCCGAGGTCAGGGCGTCCGCCATGCGCTGCGCGGCGCCCGCCGGAATGGCGAGGATCGCGATCTCCACGCCCTCGCACCGCACCGTTTCGGCGAGGTCCGCCGCAGAGTGGATCGGCACCCCACCCCACGCCCTCCCGATCTTCGCGGGATCCTCGTCGAAGATGGCGACGATCCGGAAGCCGCGCTCGCGAAAGGGAGGATACTCGAAGAGTGCCGCCCCGATCCGCCCGGCGCCGACCAGCGCGACCCGCCGGGGACGTGCGAGCCCGAGAATCGTGCGGAGCTGGGCCTGGAGCGGGGGAACGGCATATCCGAGGCCGCGTTTCCCGAAGGACCCGAAGAGAGAGAGGTCCTTCCGGACCTGTGCCGCCGTGGTGCCGGCGCGGCGCGCGAGGGCCTCGCTCGCCACGGTGCGGACCCCTTCCAGCTCGAGCTCTTCGAGCCCCCGGAGATACAAAGAAAGCCGCCGCACCGCGGAATCGGAGACCCTGCGCGGGGTGGAGGACACGGAAGGAACCGATGGCGGACGGAGAAGGCGAAGGCTGGCCGGCCCAGGCGCATGCGGCACCCGAGGCCGCGTCGGCTTGTGAAATCCTTCACAAAAGCTAGGTCCTGGCGGGGAGCCCCGTCAACGATCGGCGGCCTCCGCCGCGATCGCACGCGCCATGGCGAGGAAGCGCTCCGGCGAGAGCTCCCCGGGGCGGGCCGCCGGGGCGGCCCCGGCCGCGGCGAGCGCCCGGGCCACGCCTCCCTCCCCCAGCCCGAGATCGGGGTGGTCGCGCAGGATCTTCGCCAGCTGCTTCCGTCTCCACTGGAAGACCGAGCGGGTCAGGTCGCGAAGCCGCCTCTCTTCCTCCTCCGTGAGGGGCAGGGGGCGGAGCGGGCGAATCCGGATGACGGTGGAATCCACTTTTGGACGAGGCCGAAAGGCGCCGGGACCGAGGGTGAGGACACGATCGACCTCCGCGACCGTCCGGACCCCCACGCTGAGCGCCCCATACTCCCGGCTCCCCGGCGGGGAAAGGATCCGGTCCGCGACCTCCTTCTGGACCATGAGGAGCGCCTCGCGGGGGCGGGGGCGCGCCAGGAGATGAAAGAGAATGGGGGAGGTCAGGTTGTAGGGAATGTTCCCGACGACCTTGAGCGCCGAAGGGTCTGTCGTGACCTCCTCCAGCGGCAGGTCCAGAATGCTCCGGTGGTAGACGGTGACCGCGGGGAGCCCGGCGTACCGCTCCGCGAGCTCGGCGGCGAGGGCGTCGTCCAGCTCGACGAGGAGGAGGTGCCCTCCCTTCGCCTCGACTTCCGCGACGAGACCCTCGGTCAGGGCGCCCCGCCCGGGGCCGATCTCGAGCACCGTCTCCCCCGGCTGGAGCTGGACCGCCTCGACGATCCGCCGCCGGAGCGCCGGATCGACCAGGAAGTTCTGTCCGAGCGCGCGTTTGGGGCGGGCTGTCACTCGTCGGGGGCTCAGGCCCGCATGACGACGGCGGTGCGGTCGTCGCCGTAAGCCGTCCCTCCACCGCGCCTTCCCTCGAGGTTGAAGAGCGCCTTCACGATGTCACATACCGGTTCGCGGCGGAGCCTTGCCACCTCCGCCAAAATCCGCTCTTCGCCAGCGGCGCGGGAACCCGCGGAGAGATTGTCCGAGAGACCGTCCGTGAAGAGGAGGAGGAGGTCGGCGCCCGGGGTCCAGGCGACGGCGCGTTGCCCATACTCCACCGTCCCCGCGATTCCCATGGGCGGATCCATCGCCTCGAGCCGCTCCACCGCACCGTCGCCCCGCACCGCGAAGGCGTGTGGGTGGCCGGCGTTGGCGTACACGAGCTCTCCGCGTGCGGGGTCGAGGACCCCGTAAAAGAGGGTGAGGTACATCTCGGTGGACTCGAGCTCGTCCATGAGCGCTTCCCCCATCCCCTGGAGCACGCGCGCCGGCGATTGGACTTCGGAGGCATAGATCGTCCCGGCGCTCATCGAGAGCGCCATGATCAGCGCCGCCGGGAAGCCGTGACCCGAGACATCGCCGATCATCACCCCGAAACGATTCCCGGGGACACGGAAGAAGTGGTAGAAGTCCCCTCCCACCGATTCGGCCGGCTCCACCTTCGCCGCGACGATCGCCGGGTCGAGAGAATCCGCCGTCGGGAGCAGCTTCATCTGGAGGTCATGCGCGAGCTCCATCTCACGCGTGACCCGTTCGCGCTCCAGGCTTTCTCGGACGAGCCGGTTGTTTTCGAGCGCGGCACCCACCTGGCTCGCGATCGCGGCGAGGAGCTTCTGGTCCGACGCGGTGAAGCGCCCCCCGTGGCGGCGCCCGATGAGATTGATGACACCGACCGTCATCGTCGTCCCTCCGGGGGGCGTGTACCGGATGGGAACCGAAAGGACGGAATCGTCCGGAGCGAGGAGGGGCTGGCCCTCCGTTCCCACGGACTTGAAGCCGTCTCCGGTGAGGATGAGGGGGCGTCCCTCCCGGAAGACGCGGGCGGTCACCGCGGACGAGTCATCGGTCTCGAGCGGACCGGCCAGCCCCCCTTCCCCGACCGAAGCGACCAGATGGAGCTGCCCTCCCCGCCGATCATGCACCCAGAGCGAGCCCCGCCTCGCCCCCATGACCTCGCAGACCTCGGTCAAGATCGTGTGCGAGGCATCGCTCCAATGCAGGAGGGAGCCGAGCGTCTCGGAAATCGAGTAGAGGAGGTTGATCTCCTCGTACCGCTCCGACATCTCGTACGCGAAGAAGCGGACCTCTTCCGCGTAATCATAGAGATTCTCGAGAACGAGCCGGAGGGCGTTCGCCGCCGCCTCGGGGCCGTCGCCACTCGCGCCTCGCACCTCGAGAGTGAGCTCGGTCGCCCCGCGCGTGGGGATGGCGAGGAGGATCGAATCGGAGAGGGGGGCCACCCCGCCGTCCTCGGAGGGATAGAGGTGGAGAGCGCGCCGCCCCCGAACTTCCCGCCAGAGATGAAGATCGAGCGAGAACCCACGCCGGAACTCGTTCATCACCCGAACGGCCGACTCAGGGAGAAGCTCCGGAGTGGTCCGGTCAGGGGCCATGGGGGACCACTACGCCTGGTGTGATATCTGGTCCCGGTCGGGAAGTCGCAGAATGAGGGTGACCGAGTTTCCCAACTCGTTGAAATGCACCTCGTCCATCAGCTTTCGCATGATGAAGAGGCCCCGGCCTCCGACCTTCTGAATATTCCTCGGAGTGGTGGGATCGGGGACGCCGAAGGGATCGAATCCGGTCCCCTCGTCCGTGACACGCGCGGTGAGAAACTTCCCTTCCACGGCCACCTCGATCTGTACGCGCTTGGAAGGATCGCGGCCGTTTCCGTAGATCATCGCGTTGGAAAGGGCTTCCACGAGAGACACCCGGAAATTGAAGCGGACCTTGCGAGCCACTTCCTCGCAGGTCGAACATCGCGAGACGACAAACTCCACCGTCTCCTCAATGCGATTGAGGTCATTTGGAAGATCGAAGACAATCTGTCGCTCCAAGGGCACTCCTCCCTCTTTCAGCGACCGGTGGTGACGGGGACGGTCCCCTAGAACCCCGACAGCCCCTCCTCTCTCGTCGCGGCGATTCGGAACAGCGTGTCCAGCTTGGTGAGCTCGAAGAGGGTCCGCAGGTCCTCATTCAGGGTGGAGAGCCGGAGCTCGCCTCCTTGCTCGCGAATCTTCTTCGAGAGGCTCACGAGAACCCCGAGCCCCGATGAATCAATGTAACCGGTGCGCGTGAAATCGATGAGGAACTTCCGGGCTCCACCTTCGAGCTCGTCCAGAACCTTCTGCTTGAGCTCCTGGCGGTTGCCGACGATGAGTTGGCCGTCCACATCCACGACGGTGACACTCCCCTCGCGCTTCACTGTGAATGCCATGAATTCTCCATCAGGGCGGCGGCCGGCGTTCTTGGGTCCGGCCGGGGGTGGACACGCCCCGAAATGGGCGCGATCGCGGTAGAGTCAAAAAAAGCTATTAAGATCCTGCGCCCGGAGGCAAGGCGCGCGTGAAGCTCCACGTCCGCGTTCACCCACCGGACCCGAAACGTTCCCGAAGACGCCGGAGGACGGGCGGGGAGACGAAAGGTGACACGTCTCCTCCAAGCCGCGCCACTTCGCGCACGATAGACGCCGAGAGGAAGGAGAGGTGCGCATCCGGAGTCAGGAAGATGAATTCTACATCCGGGGAAAGCGCCCGGTTCATCTGAGCCATCTGGAACTCGTATTCGAAGTCCGAGACGGCTCGAAGCCCGCGGACGACGAGATCCGCGCCCCGTTCGCGGGCATAGGTCACGAGGAGCCCCGAAAAAGCCTCACACTCGATGCGGGGTTCGCCGGCGAAGACCTCCTCGAGCATCTCGAGGCGCTCCTCGAGCGTGAAGGCCGGGGTCTTGGCCTGGGTAGCCGTGTCGGCCACCCCCACGACAACGCGGTCCGCGACGCGAAGGGTCCGCCGCGCGATGTCCTCGTGCCCCAGGGTGACCGGATCGAAGGATCCGGGATAAAGCGCGGTCACCGCTCGGGAACGGGTCATTCGGGGATCTCCCAGATCGTGAGGGTGGTGTCGCCATATCGTCGGGAGCGAAGCCCCGGAAGGGGCGGAAGCGACTCGCCCGTACGATGCTCGACCCAAAGCTCCCGCGCAAACGGTTTGGCGGCGGCAGCCCCGAGGAGGCGGACCGCGAACCCCTGGTCATAGGGGGGATCGGCGAGGGCGAGGTCGAACATCGGTTCGTCGAGGCGTTCCAGGTAGCGGAAGGTGTCCCCGCGGACGATGCGGCACCGGGAACCGGCTGCGAGCGATTGCACGTTGGCCTCGAGCGCCTGAAGGGCGTGGCGATCTTGTTCGACGAAAACGGCCTCCTCCGCCCCGCGGGAAAGGGCCTCGAGGCCGAGCGCACCCGAGCCGGCGAAGAGATCCAGCACGCGGGCGCCCACGATCCGCGCCCCGAGAGAGGACATCCATGCCTCGCGGACACGGTCTGTGGTGGGCCGGACTCTCGATCCGCGGGGCGCCCGAATCGTCCGCCCCCTCCACTCGCCGGCGATGATCCTCATCCGGCCGTGAGAACATCCGCGGGACGGAGGTCCACGAGCAGGGCCTGGAGAGAGCGGGTTCCCCGGTATTCGTTCTCCTGCAACTGGAAGAGGACATCCACCGCGCCCCCGCCGAATGATCCCGGGGGAACCCGGGGCGCCATCCCGAAGCCGATCGCATCGAGCTCCCGCCCCCCCTCCCCCAAGCGAAGCTTCAGATGCCCGCTTCCGACGATGCGCGGGGAACCGACGACGCGAAGGCCGCGGGCCCAGAAGACCGGGCGCGGATTCCCTATTCCGAACGGTCCCAGATGCTCGAGGAAGCGATGCAGCTCACGGTCGGCGCGTGCCAGGGGGAGCGCGAGGTCGCCGCCGACCTGAGGACGCGGCAGGCGCCCCTCGAGCTGCGCCTTCACGCTCCGATTGAAGGCGGCCCGAAAGGCGGGGAGCTCGGCGCGGGAAATGTCGAGGCCGGCCGCCTGGCGGTGCCCGCCGAAGCGAAGGAGATGCTCCCGGGTCGCGTCGAGCGCCTCGAAGAGATGCACGCCCGGAATGGAGCGTGCGCTTCCCCTCCCCCGCTCCCCGTCGAGGGCGATGAGGACGACGGGCCGGTGGATCCGCTCGACCACCCGGGACGCCACGATCCCGATCACGCCCGGGTGCCACGCTTCGCCCGCCAGCACGACCCCGTAGTCCCGCTCGGGATCGAAGTCCGCCGCCAGCCGCTCGAGCGCGTCCACGAGCGTCGCGCGATCCTCGTCCTGCCTCCGTGCGTTTTCGGCATCGAGCGCTCCCGCGAGCGCGCGACCCTCTTCTGGGTCCTCGGTGAGGAGGAGGCGGAGCGCCAGCTCGGCGTGCTCCATCCGCCCCGCGGCGTTGATCCGGGGGGCGAGGACGAACCCGACCTGCCCCGCTCCGAGCGCCTTCCCCGGCGTGAGCCCCGCAACCTCGAGGAGGGCACGGAGCCCGGGCTTCGGCGTGTGCGAGAGGTAGCGGAGCCCGAACTTCACGAAAACCCGGTTTTCTCCGACGAGGGGAACCAGATCGGCAACCGTTGCGAGGGCAAGGAGGTCCAGGTGAGGCCAGAGCTCCTCGGACGGGACCTCTCGGAGCGCCCCGAGGCGCTGGCAGAGCTTGAAGGCGACCCCCGCCCCGCAGAGAGTGCCTTCGGGATAGGTGCAGTCGCCCCTCGACGGATTCACGACGGCGAACGCCGGGGGGAGGGTCGGGCCCGGAGTGTGGTGATCCGTGACGATCACCTCGATCCCGGCGGCCTGTGCGCTCGCGACCGCGTCGTGCGCGAGGATCCCAGAATCGCAGGTGATGAGGAGCGTCGCCCGAGCGGACCGAGCCGCTTCGATGCCGGCCTCCCCGAGGTCGTAACCGTCCCGCCTCCGGTGTGGAACGAAGGGAACGACTTCTCCCCCGAGGTGGCGAAGCCATCGGGTCAGGAGGGCGGTCGCGCAGACCCCATCCACATCGTAGTCCCCATGCACGAGGATGATCTCACCCCCTGCGATCGCCGCGAGGATGCGGGCCGCCGCTCGGTCCAGGTCACGCATCGCTTCGGGGGGATGGAGATCCTCCAGGCGGGGGCGGAGGAAGGACCTAGCCTGCTCGGGGTCGGTGACGTTTCGGGCCGCGAGGAGGGCGCAGAGAGGGCGCGGGAGGGAGAGCTCGCGCTCGAGCCGTTCGACGATGGCGGGATCGGGGTCGCCGCGAAACGTCCACTCCGGAGACGGAGGAGGAGGGAGAGCCGCGACCGGCGCGGTGGACCGGGTCACGCCAGATCGGACCCCGGTTCGGATTCGCCCGTCCCTTCCTCCGCGGGCTCCTCTTCGAAGTCCGCCCCTTCGTCGTCAGTGGAAGCGCTGGAGAGAGGCTCGACGAGGGAAGGATCCAACTCCGGCTCCGGCTCGGTCGTGAGGATCACGCCGCACGCCTCGCACCGGATGAGCCCCTCCGCCCGCCGCACTTCGTTTTGAATCTGGAGGGGAATCACCCCGAAGCAGTGGCCGCATGCCCCGTCGTCCAGGAGGGAGGCAACGACGACCGAACGACCGGACTGATGGAAAGCGTCGTAAACGCGACGCTCGGGAAGCGCCACTGTCCCGAGCGCCTCGGATCGGCGGTTCTGGAGGTCGGAGAGGCGCGACTGCCAGGAGGCGCGGTCGGAGAGGAGCGCATCCTGGCGGGGACCCACCTCGGCACGCGCGGAAGAGGTGCGGGCGTCGAGCTCCTCCTCGGTGACCTCCAGCCGCCGGATCTGATCTATCAATTGAAGGGCCTCCTGCTCGTCCGCCTCGATCGCCCGGCGGATCAGGTCGAGCTCGGTGCGAACCGCCGCCTCCTCGCGCAGGTTCGAGACGCGGGTGAGTCGCTGATCCATTTTTTCCGCCCGCGCCCGCTTGTCGTCGGCCCCCCGCTCGAGACGGCGCGCGTCGCTCCGCATTTGCGTCAGTCGATCCCGGAGCTGGGACAACTCTTGCTCCAGAGCGAGCGCCGGCTCCTCGACCTCGGCCAGTCGCTCGTCGAAGGCGCCCATCTCCTTCTTCACGTCGCGGATTCTCTCGTCGAGCTTCTGGACCTCTCTCAGGGCGCTCATCGTCGTATTGGTCATTCGTTCACCAGTTGATCGTCTCCACCAATTCCGACGGGTCCCCCCCGCCGGATCACGTTC
It encodes:
- the glyA gene encoding serine hydroxymethyltransferase, whose translation is MTVPYAHLRTQDPDVFHAVQSELARQAGQLELIASENFVSRAVLDAAGTVLTNKYAEGLPGKRYYGGCEFVDIIEDLARDRAKRLFAADHANVQPHSGAQANMATYLAFLDAGDRILGMSLSHGGHLTHGSPVNASGILYKVSSYGVREEDGRIDYDALREQALRERPKMIVAGASAYPRQIDFARFGEIAREVGAVLMVDMAHIAGLVAVGLHPSPVPHADVVTTTTHKTLRGPRAGVILCKAEHAQKVDKAVFPGTQGGPLMHIIAAKAVAFGEALQPSFRDYIAQVLANTRALGERLVERDFDLVSGGTDNHLILVDLTNRGELTGKKGEYALEAAGITVNKNTVPGEKRSPFVTSGLRIGTAAVTTRGMKEEEMRRIADWVADVLEAPEDSDRHTGIRREVGELCGAFPLYPDLQES
- a CDS encoding Glu/Leu/Phe/Val dehydrogenase dimerization domain-containing protein, yielding MTAPESLFDRMARDGHEQVSFWSEPGEGYRGIIAVHDTTLGPSMGGTRLWSYASDAEALEDALRLSRAMTYKSAIAGLDLGGGKSVIIGDPRTTEREPIFRAHGRAIQSLGGRYYAAEDVGTSADDMAVIRKETRYVSGLPGRSGDPSPLTAYGVFHALRACAIERFGAPSLRGKHVALQGVGHVGFHLCALLAKEGSRLTVTDVDSAKVARAEASFGARGVEPEEIYDVEAEFFSPCALGAVLDDRTIPRLRAGIVAGAANNQLAEPRHEEALVRRGILYAPDYVVNPGGIISVYGELHGWSHDESQAKTHEVHATLLGVFERARADGVSAVAAADRIVEERLAAARRERRNSPGARSPTRDQGIEPS
- a CDS encoding MBL fold metallo-hydrolase, with translation MTAPDGGGAGPLARSRTIGRIRIHAIEAGVLRLDGGAMFGVVPKALWERRIPADERNRIALSLRCLLIEAPDALVLVDSGVGNKGDAKFQNIYGVENEGNPTRLEDGIRAAGFSPEDVEIVLLTHLHFDHAGGGTVRRDDGAVVPAFPGARYVVQRGELVDSGSRNERIRSSYLQDDIEPITRAGLWDLAGGDGVLTRGVRLLRTPGHTPHHQSVLVESDGATACFLADICPTSAHVPLTWTMAYDLEPLVAIEAKRELWRRASEEEWLLIFQHDERVPWGFLDADRRGVRGE
- a CDS encoding 3'-5' exonuclease yields the protein MRSQGLSLLEAAALRLAGGPAHTLELAREVMGLSGHAGAASRAVFTLLGADPRFGVDGVGVWTLREGVEPPGPPFASHRFAVVDVETTGGRSGTGDRITEIAVVHVDRGAVGSAYHTLVNPGRPIPPWVQGLTGITDAMVAEAPYFEGIAGRVAESLGDRIFVAHNASFDWGFVQSELLAATGDIPSVERLCTVQLGRLLVPRLRGHGLDAMTAHYRIRVEDRHRALGDAIATARLLIHLFREADTRGLSDLGALRFALGGRGLAPRESRSGAEEE
- a CDS encoding redox-sensing transcriptional repressor Rex gives rise to the protein MSSTPRRVSDSAVRRLSLYLRGLEELELEGVRTVASEALARRAGTTAAQVRKDLSLFGSFGKRGLGYAVPPLQAQLRTILGLARPRRVALVGAGRIGAALFEYPPFRERGFRIVAIFDEDPAKIGRAWGGVPIHSAADLAETVRCEGVEIAILAIPAGAAQRMADALTSAGIRGILNFAPVQIQVPEGVVVNDVDMSVELEALTFALDAPPGGGRAGSGG
- the rsmA gene encoding 16S rRNA (adenine(1518)-N(6)/adenine(1519)-N(6))-dimethyltransferase RsmA, whose protein sequence is MTARPKRALGQNFLVDPALRRRIVEAVQLQPGETVLEIGPGRGALTEGLVAEVEAKGGHLLLVELDDALAAELAERYAGLPAVTVYHRSILDLPLEEVTTDPSALKVVGNIPYNLTSPILFHLLARPRPREALLMVQKEVADRILSPPGSREYGALSVGVRTVAEVDRVLTLGPGAFRPRPKVDSTVIRIRPLRPLPLTEEEERRLRDLTRSVFQWRRKQLAKILRDHPDLGLGEGGVARALAAAGAAPAARPGELSPERFLAMARAIAAEAADR
- a CDS encoding GAF domain-containing SpoIIE family protein phosphatase, translating into MAPDRTTPELLPESAVRVMNEFRRGFSLDLHLWREVRGRRALHLYPSEDGGVAPLSDSILLAIPTRGATELTLEVRGASGDGPEAAANALRLVLENLYDYAEEVRFFAYEMSERYEEINLLYSISETLGSLLHWSDASHTILTEVCEVMGARRGSLWVHDRRGGQLHLVASVGEGGLAGPLETDDSSAVTARVFREGRPLILTGDGFKSVGTEGQPLLAPDDSVLSVPIRYTPPGGTTMTVGVINLIGRRHGGRFTASDQKLLAAIASQVGAALENNRLVRESLERERVTREMELAHDLQMKLLPTADSLDPAIVAAKVEPAESVGGDFYHFFRVPGNRFGVMIGDVSGHGFPAALIMALSMSAGTIYASEVQSPARVLQGMGEALMDELESTEMYLTLFYGVLDPARGELVYANAGHPHAFAVRGDGAVERLEAMDPPMGIAGTVEYGQRAVAWTPGADLLLLFTDGLSDNLSAGSRAAGEERILAEVARLRREPVCDIVKALFNLEGRRGGGTAYGDDRTAVVMRA
- a CDS encoding ATP-binding protein, with the protein product MERQIVFDLPNDLNRIEETVEFVVSRCSTCEEVARKVRFNFRVSLVEALSNAMIYGNGRDPSKRVQIEVAVEGKFLTARVTDEGTGFDPFGVPDPTTPRNIQKVGGRGLFIMRKLMDEVHFNELGNSVTLILRLPDRDQISHQA
- a CDS encoding STAS domain-containing protein; the encoded protein is MAFTVKREGSVTVVDVDGQLIVGNRQELKQKVLDELEGGARKFLIDFTRTGYIDSSGLGVLVSLSKKIREQGGELRLSTLNEDLRTLFELTKLDTLFRIAATREEGLSGF
- the coaD gene encoding pantetheine-phosphate adenylyltransferase, whose amino-acid sequence is MTRSRAVTALYPGSFDPVTLGHEDIARRTLRVADRVVVGVADTATQAKTPAFTLEERLEMLEEVFAGEPRIECEAFSGLLVTYARERGADLVVRGLRAVSDFEYEFQMAQMNRALSPDVEFIFLTPDAHLSFLSASIVREVARLGGDVSPFVSPPVLRRLRERFGSGG
- the rsmD gene encoding 16S rRNA (guanine(966)-N(2))-methyltransferase RsmD; protein product: MRIIAGEWRGRTIRAPRGSRVRPTTDRVREAWMSSLGARIVGARVLDLFAGSGALGLEALSRGAEEAVFVEQDRHALQALEANVQSLAAGSRCRIVRGDTFRYLERLDEPMFDLALADPPYDQGFAVRLLGAAAAKPFARELWVEHRTGESLPPLPGLRSRRYGDTTLTIWEIPE